AAGACGGGGAGGTTTATATAGGGGCCCCCAGAGGCGACATGGTAATCCTGCCAGGGGACGTCTTGGTCTGTTATGGCCCGGAGGAAGCTCTGTTGGAGCTGTCTAAGAGGGTAAAAGGGAAGAAAGGAGACGAGGCCCACGAGGAAGCCGTAAAAAGGGCCCAACTTAGGGCAATGGAAGAGGAGATAAAGGCCAGACCTTAGGTGTTCAAGTGCGCGTCGAACTCTTTACTCTTTTTATAGCCAGCGTAATCCCTATCTAGTCTTTTAGCAACGTAGGGGCCGTTCTTCCGGTAGCCGAACTTACGGTAGTATTCCCTGACTCCGACGCCACTTATAACCAGCATCTTCTTTACGTCGAACTCCTCACGGGCAATCCTTTCAGCTTCACTCAAAAGCTCCCTACCGTAACCTCTGTGTTGCCATTCGTAGCGTGGCTTCCCCCCTATCGGCACGAGAGGACCGTAGACGTGGAGCTCCCTGACTATTGCTGAAGGACAGCAGTTTATTTCCTTCCGATGAGCTTTTTCGCTCGGAATCCTTAGTCTAAGGAAGCCTATGAGGATGTCGTTTTTGGTATCTTCAAAGCTGAGGAATATCTCCCTTCCTCCTGCTGCTTCATAGTCCTCGCG
This genomic window from Thermococcus sp. contains:
- a CDS encoding GNAT family N-acetyltransferase: REDYEAAGGREIFLSFEDTKNDILIGFLRLRIPSEKAHRKEINCCPSAIVRELHVYGPLVPIGGKPRYEWQHRGYGRELLSEAERIAREEFDVKKMLVISGVGVREYYRKFGYRKNGPYVAKRLDRDYAGYKKSKEFDAHLNT